From SAR86 cluster bacterium, one genomic window encodes:
- a CDS encoding LLM class F420-dependent oxidoreductase produces the protein MKVGLAFASSVAFDGATTLEICRRAEAAGFESLWCGEHVILPDEIYSKYPYTEDGKIPAEPDTPIPDPLIWLSFAAAAAPNLRLGTCILIVPQRNPLILAKELATLDQLSGGRLELGLGVGWLKEEFEALGVPWERRGARNDEYIEAMRALWKEPHVEFHGDFIDFGKVTCSPRPVNGEIPIIVGGDTDAAIARAARIADAYFPGEGNIDRLKDLISRVKKACESNGRDPEAIKINAIFGTQMADPKAGVQEMIEAGVDRIMVPAFFFAGDGGLDRLSEFGEQVIPIAEGE, from the coding sequence ATGAAAGTAGGGTTGGCTTTTGCTAGTAGTGTCGCTTTTGATGGAGCAACAACGTTAGAAATTTGTCGAAGAGCTGAGGCAGCAGGCTTTGAGTCTTTATGGTGTGGGGAGCATGTTATTCTTCCTGATGAGATTTATTCAAAATACCCCTACACAGAAGATGGCAAGATTCCTGCTGAACCAGACACTCCTATTCCTGATCCGCTTATTTGGTTAAGCTTTGCAGCAGCAGCTGCTCCAAACCTTCGTCTTGGTACCTGTATTCTAATAGTGCCTCAAAGAAATCCTTTGATTCTTGCGAAGGAGTTAGCAACTTTAGATCAATTATCTGGCGGCCGCTTAGAGTTAGGATTAGGAGTAGGTTGGCTTAAGGAGGAGTTTGAAGCGCTGGGTGTCCCATGGGAAAGAAGGGGTGCAAGAAATGATGAATACATAGAAGCCATGAGAGCGCTATGGAAAGAACCTCATGTAGAATTTCATGGTGATTTTATCGACTTTGGTAAAGTAACATGCAGTCCAAGGCCGGTAAATGGAGAAATTCCTATTATTGTTGGTGGGGACACAGATGCTGCTATAGCTCGTGCTGCCAGGATAGCAGACGCTTATTTTCCTGGAGAAGGAAATATTGATCGTCTGAAGGATTTAATTTCTAGAGTTAAAAAGGCTTGTGAATCAAATGGTAGAGATCCGGAAGCTATTAAGATTAATGCAATTTTTGGAACTCAAATGGCTGATCCCAAAGCAGGTGTCCAAGAAATGATAGAGGCAGGTGTTGACAGAATTATGGTACCGGCATTTTTCTTTGCTGGAGATGGAGGCCTTGATAGACTTAGTGAATTTGGTGAACAAGTCATTCCTATAGCGGAAGGTGAGTAA